A window of bacterium contains these coding sequences:
- a CDS encoding RNA polymerase sigma factor: MTHSDHELLQCLAHGDMAALGDLYDRHARRVYHVLLARGLEVGEADEVLPEVFLALAERGRKLRQVQSALAYLLGIARHLAHRVRKARTKGATASLAGHDDRGEPARPAGLAVAPTATIAPGPEGSLAVVQLLRQLPPQQAEVVALKVWHGFTFEEIGQALAVSPNTAASRYRYGIEKLKGMWEEE; the protein is encoded by the coding sequence GTGACCCATTCGGACCACGAACTGTTGCAGTGCCTGGCGCACGGGGACATGGCGGCGCTGGGGGACCTGTACGACCGGCACGCGCGCCGCGTGTACCACGTGCTGCTGGCTCGGGGCCTGGAGGTAGGCGAGGCTGATGAGGTCTTGCCCGAGGTGTTCCTGGCGCTGGCCGAGCGGGGCCGCAAGCTCCGCCAGGTGCAGAGCGCCCTGGCCTACCTCCTCGGCATCGCCCGGCACCTGGCACACCGGGTCCGCAAGGCCCGCACGAAGGGCGCCACGGCCAGTCTTGCCGGCCATGATGATCGCGGGGAGCCTGCACGGCCAGCGGGGCTGGCCGTGGCACCCACAGCTACCATAGCACCCGGACCAGAGGGCAGCCTGGCAGTCGTGCAGTTGCTGCGGCAACTGCCTCCCCAGCAGGCCGAGGTGGTGGCCCTGAAGGTGTGGCACGGCTTCACCTTCGAGGAGATCGGCCAGGCCCTAGCGGTCTCGCCCAACACCGCCGCCAGCCGCTACCGTTACGGGATTGAGAAGCTGAAGGGGATGTGGGAGGAGGAGTAG
- a CDS encoding TIR domain-containing protein → MTAPEPRVFVSFSSDDREEVRRLLARLQAQPLNVWNYADEPQEIPGGASLPDYLCNQINRSDYFVPMVSANALNTRYAKLEVEHALVRRAEHQLQIIPVAVAGCPPDEQWEPPYRELATIRRREADLLSPEELDALVQELCRDMRVDYVPRPNEDPRLPFMLRFDDEIRGLRARHAEHDRAVFTRLMNVRDEFVAAYEAGDFLRARARAAFFVAMCEYEFPQAATSIYYPYVVRAVCESSCGDLRQARETLMALLNHPSVDENTYGALGYVARQEGSYQEALALYREAMRLDPADPAARTWVVLLSILCGEPAEEVERVFADIDEGRIVLAGDRMQVRALRAFAYANEGRYADAAHVLGELVRREEVTADIVVDYAVALGNLDQPTEALGVLESHCEQFHEANFWHHLASLNLELGHLDRAVDCFTELVAMAPHVRQYRADAALAYWCADLDCRVRETVSPILDLRVFALPEEPEDFYLDGFANWFLDQTERAEYDFQRSGYSSDKHYREVLSDWRRAFGRRS, encoded by the coding sequence ATGACGGCCCCAGAGCCGCGCGTGTTCGTCAGCTTCTCCAGTGATGATCGGGAGGAAGTGCGCCGCCTGCTCGCACGGCTGCAGGCTCAACCGCTGAACGTGTGGAACTACGCCGACGAGCCGCAGGAGATCCCGGGCGGAGCGTCCTTGCCGGATTACCTGTGCAATCAGATCAACCGGAGCGACTACTTTGTGCCGATGGTCTCGGCGAATGCCCTCAACACCCGCTATGCCAAACTGGAGGTCGAGCACGCCCTGGTCCGCCGGGCGGAGCACCAGCTTCAGATCATTCCCGTCGCCGTGGCCGGTTGCCCGCCGGACGAGCAATGGGAGCCTCCCTACCGGGAACTCGCGACGATCCGCCGCCGCGAGGCGGACTTGCTCTCGCCCGAAGAACTCGACGCGCTGGTCCAGGAGCTCTGCCGAGACATGCGCGTCGACTACGTGCCGCGGCCCAACGAAGACCCCCGCCTGCCCTTCATGCTGCGCTTCGATGACGAGATCAGGGGCCTGCGCGCTCGGCACGCGGAACACGACAGGGCGGTCTTCACCCGCCTCATGAACGTTCGGGACGAGTTTGTCGCAGCCTATGAGGCCGGGGATTTCCTCCGGGCCCGAGCACGCGCAGCGTTCTTCGTCGCCATGTGCGAGTACGAATTCCCTCAGGCTGCAACCAGTATCTACTATCCCTATGTAGTCAGGGCCGTCTGCGAAAGTTCATGCGGCGACTTGCGCCAGGCGCGAGAAACCCTGATGGCCCTACTCAATCACCCCTCCGTGGACGAGAACACGTATGGAGCTCTGGGGTACGTTGCCCGCCAGGAGGGCTCATACCAGGAGGCCCTGGCGCTCTACCGCGAGGCGATGCGGCTCGATCCGGCCGACCCGGCGGCCCGCACGTGGGTGGTGCTGCTCTCGATCCTGTGCGGGGAGCCTGCCGAAGAGGTAGAGCGCGTCTTCGCTGACATTGACGAAGGCCGCATTGTGCTAGCAGGAGACCGCATGCAGGTCCGGGCGCTGCGCGCCTTCGCCTATGCCAACGAGGGCCGGTACGCCGACGCGGCACACGTCCTAGGAGAGCTGGTGCGGCGCGAGGAAGTGACAGCCGACATTGTGGTGGATTACGCCGTGGCCCTGGGGAATCTGGATCAGCCGACTGAGGCTCTTGGCGTCCTGGAAAGCCACTGCGAGCAGTTCCATGAGGCCAACTTCTGGCACCATCTGGCCAGCCTCAACCTGGAACTGGGACACCTCGACCGGGCTGTCGACTGCTTCACCGAGCTGGTAGCAATGGCACCGCACGTCCGCCAGTACAGGGCGGATGCAGCGCTGGCCTACTGGTGCGCTGATCTGGATTGTCGCGTACGCGAGACCGTGTCGCCCATACTCGACCTCCGCGTGTTCGCGCTCCCGGAGGAGCCCGAGGACTTCTACCTCGACGGGTTTGCCAACTGGTTCCTTGACCAGACAGAGCGCGCGGAGTACGACTTCCAGCGCTCCGGGTACTCCTCAGACAAGCACTACCGCGAGGTGCTATCGGACTGGCGACGCGCGTTCGGCAGGCGCAGCTAG
- a CDS encoding S8 family peptidase, with amino-acid sequence MRITSLSLILALAALLALGLFAGCSGVGDRTPTTTAQATPAAAPAEAGPAARIVVFKAGAATATARRDMVRAAGGEAGVDLALIRGLSAGLTPAAERALGANPNVLRIDPDVIVTASPGKPTKPTPTPQPPQVQPWGVDRIDAEVARAQGVTGAGVKVAVLDTGIQADHPDLAANVKGGANFVSTPPWKPANASKWADDNGHGTHVAGIIAAVDNTIGVVGVAPQASLYAVKALDKSGSGYLSWIIAGLQWCGANGIQVVNMSLGTASDVQSFHDACDQAHALGIKLVAAAGNENAAVSYPAAYASVIAVAAVDRTDTRAWFSNFGPQIAVAAPGVDVFSTYLGSAYQTLSGTSMAAPHATGTLALKPDVSLTNTADDLLPAGFDVYTGYGLVDAEKAALGTQTGNNLP; translated from the coding sequence ATGAGGATCACCAGTCTGTCCCTGATCTTGGCCCTGGCTGCACTGCTTGCTCTGGGTCTGTTCGCTGGTTGCTCGGGCGTGGGTGACCGGACGCCCACCACAACTGCCCAGGCAACGCCGGCGGCCGCCCCGGCGGAAGCCGGCCCGGCCGCGCGTATCGTCGTGTTCAAAGCGGGCGCGGCCACTGCGACGGCGCGCCGCGACATGGTCCGTGCCGCCGGCGGCGAAGCCGGTGTAGACCTCGCCCTGATCCGCGGTCTGTCCGCCGGCCTCACCCCGGCGGCGGAGCGGGCTCTGGGCGCCAACCCCAACGTCCTGCGCATAGACCCAGACGTCATCGTGACGGCCTCGCCCGGGAAGCCCACCAAGCCCACCCCCACCCCCCAACCGCCCCAGGTGCAGCCCTGGGGCGTGGACCGGATTGACGCCGAGGTGGCGCGCGCCCAGGGCGTGACCGGCGCGGGCGTGAAGGTGGCGGTCCTGGACACCGGCATCCAGGCCGACCACCCCGACCTCGCAGCCAATGTCAAGGGGGGCGCCAACTTCGTCAGCACGCCGCCGTGGAAGCCGGCCAACGCCAGCAAGTGGGCCGACGATAACGGCCACGGCACCCATGTGGCCGGGATCATCGCGGCCGTGGACAACACCATCGGCGTCGTCGGTGTCGCTCCCCAGGCCAGCCTCTATGCCGTCAAGGCTCTGGACAAGAGCGGCTCGGGGTACCTGAGCTGGATCATTGCCGGGCTGCAGTGGTGCGGGGCCAACGGAATCCAGGTCGTGAATATGAGCCTGGGCACGGCCAGCGATGTCCAATCGTTCCATGATGCGTGTGACCAGGCGCACGCTCTGGGCATCAAGCTCGTGGCCGCGGCCGGCAATGAGAACGCGGCTGTCAGCTACCCGGCGGCCTACGCCTCCGTCATCGCCGTAGCGGCTGTGGACCGCACGGACACCCGCGCCTGGTTCAGCAACTTCGGCCCCCAGATCGCCGTGGCAGCCCCGGGCGTGGACGTGTTCTCCACCTACCTGGGCAGCGCCTATCAGACCCTCAGCGGCACCAGCATGGCGGCGCCTCACGCCACGGGGACGCTGGCCCTGAAGCCTGACGTCAGCCTGACCAACACCGCCGATGACCTGCTGCCGGCGGGGTTCGATGTCTACACCGGCTACGGCCTGGTGGACGCCGAAAAGGCGGCGCTGGGCACGCAGACAGGCAACAACCTGCCCTAG
- a CDS encoding SGNH/GDSL hydrolase family protein, translating to MTCDVMGTALPAVWVALAMGLLLWLVPEQTEAAEEIVWTDARQLTIEGKGWTDTAAFYDRLPAKAQGVVRQPVWDLSRDSAGYSVHFLTDSPTIRVKWDLLKPTLAMDHMPATGVSGVDLYARREDGGWRYVGTGRVTKQLGNEATFANPGAREFVLNLPLYNGVTAVSVGVPAGKSLAPLSAPRGKPVVFYGTSITQGGCASRPGMAYSAIVGRQLDVPIINLGFSGNGQGEPEMADLLAELDPAVYVFDALWNMSPDFVRERTAPFVRKLRAAHPTTPILLAEDCTVRNTIPTAKGKILRDIFAALQQEGVTGLYFVSAEGMMGPDDQGTVDGCHPTDLGFMYQAEVFTKALRPILGK from the coding sequence ATGACTTGTGACGTGATGGGAACCGCGCTGCCCGCCGTGTGGGTGGCCCTGGCCATGGGGCTGTTGCTCTGGCTGGTCCCCGAGCAGACCGAGGCCGCCGAAGAGATCGTCTGGACCGACGCGCGCCAGCTCACCATCGAGGGCAAGGGCTGGACGGATACGGCCGCCTTCTACGACCGCCTGCCCGCGAAGGCCCAGGGCGTGGTGCGTCAACCCGTCTGGGACCTCAGCCGCGACAGCGCCGGCTATTCGGTGCACTTCCTCACCGACTCCCCCACGATCCGCGTGAAGTGGGACCTGCTCAAGCCGACGTTGGCCATGGACCACATGCCAGCCACCGGCGTGAGCGGTGTGGACCTGTACGCACGGCGGGAGGATGGGGGCTGGCGGTATGTCGGCACGGGCCGTGTCACCAAGCAACTGGGCAACGAGGCCACCTTCGCCAACCCCGGCGCCCGGGAGTTCGTGCTCAACCTGCCGCTGTACAACGGCGTGACCGCCGTGAGCGTCGGCGTCCCAGCCGGCAAGTCGCTCGCGCCGCTGTCGGCGCCGCGCGGCAAGCCCGTCGTCTTCTACGGCACCTCCATCACCCAGGGCGGGTGCGCCTCGCGCCCGGGCATGGCCTACAGCGCCATCGTCGGCCGCCAGCTCGACGTCCCCATCATCAACCTGGGTTTCTCCGGCAATGGGCAAGGTGAGCCGGAGATGGCCGACCTGCTCGCCGAACTCGACCCGGCCGTCTACGTCTTCGACGCGCTGTGGAACATGAGTCCGGACTTCGTCAGAGAGCGGACGGCGCCGTTCGTGCGCAAGTTGCGGGCGGCCCACCCCACCACGCCCATCCTCCTGGCCGAGGACTGCACCGTCCGCAACACCATCCCCACGGCCAAGGGCAAGATCCTGCGCGACATCTTCGCTGCGCTGCAGCAGGAGGGCGTCACCGGCCTGTACTTCGTCTCCGCCGAGGGCATGATGGGCCCGGACGACCAGGGCACCGTGGACGGCTGCCACCCGACCGACCTGGGGTTCATGTACCAGGCCGAGGTGTTCACCAAGGCCCTGCGGCCGATCCTGGGGAAGTAG
- a CDS encoding zinc ribbon domain-containing protein codes for MGEHRQCDNCKTEVDAAATFCPRCGQRFAPAATPPPAPPVPPAAPPPAPVAAAPPPPPAAPPVMAAPVPPTPVVPATAPPRRSSAWPAVAIGCAVLLVILAVGGFALYRGYQSGRQAWAEVQQELKAAQPKTDTGGEAAKTEDTTTGEQETKTSDEPVIEVGEGGGTNPPTAYPVEEVPALQVEEGKPFGPVSNGDQAAGLVLAKPETQDWVQAIDAARQEGKKRTAMVSVELIPGTGNYLVHLFENVQDEEPGHTATFGWFKVNKETGEVTNETVGAN; via the coding sequence ATGGGCGAGCACAGGCAGTGTGACAACTGCAAGACCGAAGTGGACGCAGCCGCGACGTTCTGCCCCCGCTGCGGGCAGCGGTTCGCGCCCGCGGCCACACCACCACCGGCGCCACCCGTGCCACCGGCCGCGCCGCCACCTGCTCCCGTAGCGGCGGCGCCGCCCCCGCCGCCAGCCGCCCCTCCGGTGATGGCTGCCCCCGTGCCGCCCACGCCGGTTGTGCCCGCGACGGCCCCGCCCCGGCGCTCGAGCGCCTGGCCCGCCGTGGCCATCGGCTGCGCCGTGCTCCTGGTGATACTCGCGGTCGGCGGCTTTGCGCTCTACCGGGGCTACCAGAGCGGCCGGCAGGCGTGGGCCGAGGTGCAGCAAGAGCTCAAGGCCGCCCAGCCCAAGACCGACACTGGCGGCGAGGCCGCCAAGACCGAGGACACGACCACGGGGGAGCAGGAGACCAAGACGAGTGACGAGCCCGTCATCGAGGTCGGCGAGGGTGGCGGGACCAACCCGCCCACCGCCTACCCGGTCGAGGAGGTCCCCGCGCTGCAGGTGGAGGAGGGCAAGCCCTTCGGCCCCGTCAGCAACGGCGACCAGGCCGCCGGCCTGGTGCTGGCCAAGCCCGAGACGCAGGACTGGGTGCAGGCCATTGACGCGGCCCGGCAGGAGGGCAAGAAGCGGACGGCGATGGTCAGCGTGGAGCTGATCCCCGGCACCGGCAACTACCTGGTGCACCTGTTCGAGAACGTGCAAGATGAAGAGCCCGGCCACACTGCCACCTTCGGTTGGTTCAAGGTGAACAAGGAGACCGGAGAGGTGACGAACGAGACTGTGGGGGCGAACTGA
- a CDS encoding Ryanodine receptor Ryr: protein MPYQPKPLDTSAVALPEELVALTEYLAENAHDIWAAQRMADGWQYGPQRDDARKLHPCLVPYADLPDSEKQYDRSAAMETLKAILVLGYRIERG from the coding sequence ATGCCCTACCAACCCAAGCCGTTGGATACCTCAGCCGTGGCCCTGCCCGAGGAGCTGGTGGCCCTCACCGAGTACCTGGCCGAGAACGCCCACGACATCTGGGCCGCCCAGCGCATGGCCGACGGGTGGCAGTACGGCCCACAACGCGACGACGCCCGCAAGCTGCACCCGTGCCTCGTGCCTTACGCGGACCTGCCCGACTCAGAGAAGCAGTACGACCGCAGCGCGGCCATGGAGACCCTCAAGGCCATCCTCGTGCTCGGGTACCGCATCGAGCGGGGCTAA
- a CDS encoding DUF6067 family protein, with product MRRGYAPLALGLSLLIVSLAWPAGDTLFRASFEKGFDADEAGGKAAPLANAKTALVPDRFGQSLVLSPGGGTLSYAAAGNVDLQQGSVILWVQPRDLASARNPVFLLSASQGDASLALLWEGKQRTLRFVTGRQGRTAEVVKPAYDWTEPTWHYLVATWSPAGPALYVDGQAAAASRPAAGKTRGDQLTLGGDFGGTASLSFRSLSILKTPLTADQVQEKYRVAMSGQVQHERPLLTVGQCAKPPTVDGKVEDAEWAAGGGTAGFVEIASGQLTAAQTRVLVTYDETNVYVAFICPTRQKPFANKTARDAGSPWDEDCVEAWLQPEVGFTGKYFHVIVNAAGSLYDLEDQSAAWNGTSAWAASQDDSGWSAEFAVPHAALGTMAPTPGTKWQANFCRSFGGSGATNRHTAWAFTNGSGYGVWQWFGAVQFAPSGPVARVTGWTAAGTDASAQVQLANPGPQPVPVSADLIMYRAGMGEDTREVAVGPWTLAPGEVRTETIATKASFAADQVKLQVRSGEKPLLVQTVRAGAKEAVGATAPAVSAGPSGSRPLQAPKLTQEMLAAVVAGRKLWEHNRIGITNAVPPPWTPMTLTGKTVGCWGRRYDYAASLFPRQVTAQSAELLAGPVALVAKIGGKEIVLQKADQQSATAAPNEVNFDARTAAGNLTARVQSHLEFDGCIKLTLTLASKGQPVRFDNLELRLPVKPERALYYHWFEATRDPRLTNAGALPEAGLKTHFKPLLWLGDDDRGLCWFAESPRGWQINDAESVLTVRRDQGRTVACIRMVDRPWQLDGQWQTVFGLMATPSRPTPPGCRNWLIPLNQTNPWGTWAPGFNNLSGTDDPGTLMPKDPAAMKRWVEDVQKHGESAPYYPGQELCRAIPYSQVVFWSGKYRDGMPAPEIKVFGPEWSNITRPPGPRQEPDEQIPLKEYYWVCPNSSFSQYYIYKLNQLLDQVPLDGIYIDGSWWFCSNKQHGCGYADDQGVWQKQYNIWAFRELFKRMYCLFYARRQSPVLHFHTSCWLALPCLSFCHMMLDGEQYHDAAQKVEDHFMDIVPLDKWRAEHSTHFGPAPFILPDIPGQWAQAQAPTRELLMLTNLHDVGIFPGSFNTRLMMRNYQARRLFGVADCQFRGYWKTDWAACATPDGHVSVYRKPDGARCLLVVGNSAKQDNTLTVKPNLAALKLRGPVTAGVDLETGEKLALTGGVLTVPVKARDFRLIALPAYAPPPITAGDLRATALTTLKNPGFEEDMSGWMTSTLEGNGGSITLDAQVKYAGKASCHLYKAEGPGGVHLETRDVLAVTPGQKYRVNCQLKIVNSTGAQAYWMISATDNEGTSVLSNNLFAGFVKTNQDFTPLPYEFVVPPGAVAIRLHFLVAFPGSMDAWVDDFRFEEVR from the coding sequence ATGCGCCGCGGATACGCCCCCCTCGCACTCGGGCTCAGTCTCCTCATCGTCTCACTCGCGTGGCCCGCGGGAGACACGCTCTTCCGCGCCTCCTTCGAGAAGGGCTTCGACGCCGACGAGGCCGGCGGGAAGGCGGCGCCTCTGGCGAACGCCAAGACCGCCCTGGTCCCCGACCGTTTCGGCCAGTCGCTGGTGCTCAGTCCTGGCGGCGGCACGCTCAGCTACGCTGCTGCCGGCAATGTTGACCTGCAGCAGGGCTCCGTCATCCTGTGGGTGCAGCCCCGTGACCTGGCGAGCGCGAGGAACCCGGTCTTCTTGCTCTCGGCCTCGCAGGGCGATGCTTCCCTCGCACTGCTGTGGGAAGGCAAGCAGCGGACGCTGCGCTTCGTGACCGGGCGGCAGGGCCGCACTGCCGAGGTCGTCAAGCCGGCCTACGACTGGACGGAGCCAACGTGGCACTACCTCGTCGCGACCTGGTCCCCCGCGGGCCCCGCGCTCTATGTGGACGGGCAGGCCGCCGCCGCCTCGCGACCGGCCGCCGGGAAGACCCGGGGCGATCAACTCACCCTCGGCGGCGACTTCGGCGGGACAGCCTCCCTCAGCTTCCGCTCCCTCTCCATCCTGAAGACGCCCCTCACTGCCGACCAGGTGCAGGAGAAGTACCGGGTCGCGATGTCGGGGCAGGTCCAGCACGAGCGCCCGCTGCTGACGGTCGGCCAGTGCGCCAAGCCGCCCACGGTTGACGGCAAGGTGGAAGACGCCGAGTGGGCGGCCGGCGGCGGCACGGCGGGCTTCGTCGAGATCGCCAGCGGCCAACTCACCGCCGCCCAGACCCGCGTTCTGGTGACCTACGACGAGACGAACGTGTACGTCGCCTTCATCTGCCCGACCCGGCAGAAGCCTTTTGCCAACAAGACCGCGCGGGACGCCGGCTCGCCCTGGGACGAGGACTGCGTCGAGGCGTGGCTGCAGCCGGAGGTCGGCTTCACCGGCAAGTACTTCCACGTGATCGTGAACGCCGCCGGTAGCCTGTATGATCTCGAGGACCAGAGCGCGGCGTGGAACGGCACGAGTGCCTGGGCCGCCAGCCAGGACGACTCGGGCTGGAGCGCCGAGTTCGCCGTGCCCCATGCCGCCCTGGGCACCATGGCGCCGACGCCGGGCACGAAGTGGCAGGCCAACTTCTGCCGCAGCTTCGGCGGCAGCGGCGCCACCAACCGCCACACCGCCTGGGCATTCACCAATGGCAGCGGCTATGGCGTCTGGCAGTGGTTCGGCGCTGTGCAGTTCGCCCCGTCAGGGCCGGTGGCGCGCGTCACCGGCTGGACGGCGGCGGGGACGGACGCGAGCGCCCAGGTGCAGCTCGCCAACCCGGGCCCACAGCCCGTGCCGGTCTCGGCGGATCTCATCATGTATCGCGCCGGCATGGGCGAGGACACCCGTGAGGTGGCCGTTGGGCCGTGGACGCTGGCCCCCGGCGAGGTCCGTACCGAGACCATCGCCACGAAGGCGAGCTTCGCCGCCGACCAGGTGAAGCTGCAGGTCCGCAGCGGGGAGAAGCCACTGCTGGTGCAGACGGTCCGGGCGGGGGCGAAGGAGGCTGTCGGCGCCACGGCCCCGGCGGTGAGCGCCGGGCCGTCCGGCAGCCGGCCCCTCCAGGCGCCGAAGCTGACCCAGGAGATGCTCGCCGCTGTGGTCGCCGGGCGCAAGCTGTGGGAGCACAACCGGATCGGGATCACCAACGCCGTGCCGCCGCCGTGGACGCCGATGACGCTGACCGGCAAGACGGTGGGCTGCTGGGGACGCCGGTACGACTACGCCGCCAGCCTCTTCCCCCGACAAGTCACCGCGCAGTCGGCTGAGCTGCTTGCCGGGCCGGTGGCGCTCGTGGCGAAGATCGGTGGCAAGGAGATCGTCCTGCAAAAGGCCGACCAGCAGAGCGCGACCGCCGCGCCAAACGAAGTCAACTTCGACGCCCGAACCGCCGCGGGCAACCTCACCGCCCGCGTGCAGTCTCACCTGGAGTTCGACGGGTGCATCAAGCTGACACTCACCCTCGCCAGCAAGGGCCAGCCCGTTCGCTTCGACAACCTCGAGTTGCGTCTCCCCGTCAAGCCCGAGCGCGCGCTGTACTACCACTGGTTCGAGGCCACGCGCGACCCGCGCCTGACCAATGCCGGGGCCCTGCCCGAGGCGGGCCTGAAGACCCACTTCAAGCCCCTCTTGTGGCTGGGCGATGACGACCGCGGTCTGTGTTGGTTCGCCGAGTCGCCGCGCGGCTGGCAGATCAATGACGCGGAGTCGGTGTTGACCGTGCGGCGCGACCAGGGCCGAACCGTGGCCTGCATCCGCATGGTGGACCGCCCGTGGCAGCTCGACGGCCAGTGGCAGACGGTGTTCGGCCTCATGGCCACGCCCTCGCGGCCGACGCCACCCGGTTGTCGCAACTGGCTCATCCCCCTCAATCAGACGAACCCCTGGGGTACATGGGCTCCGGGCTTCAACAACCTCAGCGGCACCGACGACCCCGGTACGCTCATGCCCAAGGACCCGGCGGCCATGAAGCGCTGGGTGGAGGACGTGCAGAAGCACGGGGAGAGCGCGCCGTACTACCCGGGTCAGGAGCTCTGTCGGGCCATCCCCTATAGCCAGGTCGTCTTCTGGAGCGGCAAGTACCGCGACGGGATGCCCGCGCCGGAGATCAAGGTCTTCGGACCCGAGTGGTCCAACATCACCCGCCCGCCTGGCCCCCGCCAGGAGCCGGATGAGCAGATTCCGCTCAAGGAGTACTACTGGGTCTGCCCCAACTCCAGCTTCTCGCAGTACTACATCTACAAGCTCAACCAGCTCCTGGACCAAGTGCCGCTGGATGGTATCTACATTGACGGGTCGTGGTGGTTCTGCTCCAACAAGCAGCACGGCTGCGGCTATGCGGACGATCAGGGCGTCTGGCAGAAGCAGTACAACATCTGGGCCTTCCGCGAGCTGTTCAAGCGCATGTACTGCCTGTTCTACGCCCGGCGCCAAAGCCCGGTGCTTCACTTCCACACCTCCTGTTGGCTGGCGCTGCCCTGCCTGTCGTTCTGCCACATGATGCTCGACGGCGAGCAATACCACGACGCGGCGCAGAAGGTCGAAGACCACTTCATGGACATCGTGCCGCTGGACAAGTGGCGCGCGGAGCACAGCACGCACTTCGGCCCGGCCCCGTTCATCCTGCCCGACATCCCCGGCCAGTGGGCCCAGGCGCAGGCGCCGACGCGCGAGCTGCTGATGCTCACCAACCTGCACGATGTCGGCATCTTCCCCGGCAGCTTCAACACCCGGCTGATGATGCGCAACTACCAGGCCCGCCGCCTGTTCGGCGTGGCCGACTGCCAGTTCAGGGGCTACTGGAAGACCGACTGGGCGGCGTGCGCCACGCCCGACGGCCATGTCAGCGTCTACCGCAAGCCCGATGGGGCCCGGTGCCTGCTGGTGGTGGGCAACTCGGCCAAGCAGGACAACACTCTCACGGTGAAGCCCAACCTGGCGGCGCTGAAGCTGCGGGGGCCGGTTACGGCGGGGGTGGACCTGGAGACGGGGGAGAAGCTCGCACTGACCGGGGGCGTGCTGACCGTGCCGGTCAAGGCGCGGGACTTCCGGCTGATCGCTCTGCCGGCCTATGCGCCCCCGCCGATCACCGCCGGCGACCTGCGCGCGACCGCCCTGACGACGCTGAAGAACCCCGGCTTCGAGGAGGACATGTCCGGCTGGATGACCTCCACCCTCGAGGGCAATGGCGGCAGCATCACGCTCGATGCGCAGGTCAAGTACGCCGGGAAGGCGTCGTGTCATCTATACAAGGCGGAGGGGCCGGGCGGGGTGCATCTGGAGACGCGGGATGTGCTCGCGGTCACGCCGGGGCAGAAGTACCGGGTCAACTGCCAACTGAAGATCGTGAACTCAACCGGCGCGCAGGCCTACTGGATGATCAGCGCGACCGACAACGAGGGCACCTCGGTGCTGAGCAACAACCTGTTTGCGGGCTTCGTGAAGACCAACCAGGACTTCACGCCGCTGCCCTACGAGTTCGTAGTGCCGCCGGGTGCGGTCGCCATCCGCCTGCACTTCCTGGTCGCCTTCCCCGGCTCCATGGACGCCTGGGTGGATGACTTCCGCTTCGAGGAGGTCCGCTAG